One part of the Cytophagia bacterium CHB2 genome encodes these proteins:
- a CDS encoding polyprenyl synthetase family protein — translation MSQHLSKFSAFKDLVNAYLVSFLSTSRNGSSRGEPASLYEPIRYAMEGNGKRIRPVLLLLSCDALGGSAQQALPAAAAVELMHNFTLVHDDIMDRDETRRGRPTVHRKWNTDIAILAGDGLVVLAYQSLLKTETSQLGRISEIFTNGILEICEGQALDADFEHDDHVTMARYETMIMKKTARLLAICTQIGAILGNAAKPQILAFKNFAEHLGLAFQIQDDLLDITVEQTVLGKDFGSDVRRHKRTFLYVHAMENGRDEQRAALRAIFAKPVIDDDDLLAVQKHFRESGAIDAAAFAVRTHLAEANRNLAELALGADVTELQNLVQMILHRKA, via the coding sequence GTGTCACAACACCTAAGCAAATTTTCGGCTTTTAAAGATCTCGTGAATGCGTATCTCGTTTCGTTTCTGTCGACTTCTCGAAACGGGAGCAGTCGCGGCGAGCCGGCGAGCCTTTACGAGCCTATCCGTTATGCGATGGAAGGCAACGGCAAGCGCATCCGTCCGGTGTTGCTGCTGCTGAGTTGTGACGCGCTCGGTGGCTCGGCGCAACAAGCGCTGCCGGCGGCTGCCGCAGTGGAGTTGATGCACAATTTCACGTTGGTGCATGATGATATCATGGATCGCGACGAAACCCGCCGCGGCCGGCCGACGGTGCATCGTAAATGGAATACCGATATCGCAATTTTAGCCGGCGATGGCTTGGTGGTGCTGGCCTATCAAAGCTTGCTGAAAACTGAAACCTCCCAACTTGGCCGCATCAGCGAGATTTTTACGAATGGTATTTTGGAGATTTGCGAAGGCCAGGCGCTGGATGCGGATTTTGAGCACGACGATCACGTGACGATGGCGCGCTATGAAACCATGATCATGAAAAAAACCGCGCGTCTGCTCGCCATTTGCACGCAAATTGGCGCAATCCTCGGAAACGCCGCAAAACCGCAGATTCTTGCCTTCAAAAATTTTGCCGAGCATCTTGGCCTGGCTTTTCAAATTCAGGATGATCTGCTCGACATCACCGTGGAACAAACCGTTTTGGGGAAAGATTTTGGCAGCGACGTGCGCCGGCACAAGCGCACGTTTCTTTACGTGCATGCTATGGAAAACGGGCGCGACGAGCAACGCGCGGCGCTGCGGGCAATCTTTGCCAAGCCGGTGATCGACGATGATGACCTGCTCGCGGTGCAAAAGCATTTTCGTGAGAGCGGGGCAATCGACGCCGCAGCTTTTGCTGTGCGTACACATCTCGCTGAAGCCAATCGTAATTTGGCTGAGCTGGCGCTCGGCGCGGACGTAACCGAGCTGCAAAATCTAGTTCAGATGATTCTGCACCGTAAAGCATGA
- a CDS encoding HPr family phosphocarrier protein, giving the protein MLEKKVRVQNKLGLHARPAALLVKTANKFKADVFLTRESQVVNGKSIMGVMMLAANYGSEITLSVKGEDEESALTELSNLFDSKFGEQ; this is encoded by the coding sequence ATGTTGGAGAAAAAAGTTCGCGTTCAAAACAAGCTAGGATTGCATGCCCGCCCGGCGGCGCTTTTGGTCAAAACCGCAAACAAATTCAAAGCGGATGTGTTTTTGACGCGCGAGAGCCAGGTGGTCAACGGCAAAAGCATCATGGGTGTGATGATGCTGGCTGCCAATTACGGCAGTGAAATAACCCTCTCCGTCAAAGGTGAAGATGAGGAAAGCGCGTTAACCGAATTGAGCAATCTTTTTGACAGCAAATTCGGCGAGCAGTGA